The region TGAGTAGAAAAGATTACAGAGGGGCACAAGGGAGCTCTTGGGGGCAATGGTTATGGTTAATCACCTTCCTTGTGGTGATGATTTCATGAaagtatacatatgtcaaaaattattgaattgtacTATTTAATAATACGCAGATTATTGTTAAGGTTGTAGGAAATAATTGGgaagtaatgaaagaaaaaattgatctacagcctgggcaacatggtaaaatccgtctctatcaaaaaaatacaaaaaaaattagccaggcatggtggtgcccacctgtaatcctagctactcgggaggctgaggtgggagaatcgtttgaacctggaggcagaggttgcagtgggctgagatcgtgtcactgcattctagcctgggcgacagagtgagaccctgtctcaaaaaaaaaaaaaaattaatatatcttACTACCCAAACATGAGAATTGTTAGTAATTTGGCCACTATCAAACTCTACAGACACATTTTCAAATGCCTAAGtgttatctgaattttttttttttttttgagatggagcctcgctttgccttgcccaggctggagtgcagtggtgtgatctcagctcaccacagcctctgcctcctgggttcaagtgattctcctgtctcagcctcccaggtagctgggattacaggtgtgtgccaccacatccagctacttttgtgttttaatagagacagggtttcaccatattggccaggctggtctcgaactcctggcctcaggtgatccacccacctcagcctaccaaagtgttgggattaggattacaggtgtgagccaccgagcctagcctaaattttttttttttgagacagagtcttgctctgttgcccaggctggagtgcagtggcacaatctcggctcagtgcaacctctgcctcccgggtttaggtgattctcttgcctcagcctctcgagtagctgggattgcaggcgcctgccactatgcccagctaaattttgtatttttcgtagagatggggtttcaccatgatggacagcctggttttttaaaaattgtaatattttattgtgttaatAAAAATAGTTTGACATTTCTCACATTGCTAAGGTCAGTTTATATTTGTCATATAGTAGCTGCTATTATTGCAATTTTActgaaatgtgtatttttattttaatattcaccCAGTAATCCAAACAACAGACCTTGAAACTTTTCCAGTATACCTCTCTCACTACCGTAATCAACTAATCacaaaattctgtcatttctaCCTTCTCGTCTCTCATATCTGTTACCTCCTTTCTGGTCTCATTGTTAATGTATTAGGTTAGACCCTCATTTCTCTTCTGGACAATTACAATAATGtgtcccattttcttttcttattgctaAAGACATTAAGCCAGGGAAGGTaagatggctcaggcctgtaaatcagcactttgggaggccaaggcagtaggatcacttgaggccaggaatttgaggtgagcctgggcaacatggtgagatcttgtctctacaaaaaagtttttaaaaaattagctgggggccaggcgcggtggctcacgcctgtaatcccagcactttgggaggccgaggtgggtggatcatgcggtcaggagatcgagaccatcctggctaacatggtgaaaccctgtctctactaaaaatataaaacattagccgggcgtggtggcgggcgcctacagtcccagctaccggggaggctgaggcaggagaatggcgtgaacccaggaggcggagcttgcagtgagctgagatcatgccactgcactgcagcctgggcgagagagcaagactctgtctcaaaaaaaaaaaaaaaaagtagctgggcatggtggtgcatgcctgtagtctgaggtactccagaggctgaagtaggaagagcacttgagcctgggaagcagagtcatctgtagtgagctgtgattgagctagtgcactccagcctgggtgacagagcaagatcctgtctcaaaataataataagccaataaatttaataaaatatgaaaagacaaTTTTCCTTGAATATTTAAATGTTGATTACAAGCTGATCAGCTATGTAttttgtgattattatacatatatgtttacaaatatatatactatgtatttaaaatatttctttctttctttttttttttttttttttgagatggggtcttactctgtcgcccaggctggagtgcactagctcaatcacagctcactgcagacttgacttccccaagctcaggtgatcctcccacctcagtttttgtatttttggtagagacggggttttgccatgttgcccaggttggtttcgaactcctgggctcaaccaatctgtccgcctggacctcccaaagtgctaagattacaggagtgagccaccatgcccagccttctgtatttttatatatatatttacaaacacCATTAACATCAAGGGTTTtattagttttatcttttttttttttttgagatggagtctcactctgtcacccacactggagtgcaacggtacggtgtcagctcactgcaacctccacctcctggcttcaagcgattctcctgcctcagcctctcaagtagctgagattacaggtgcctgccaccacgcccggctaatttttgtattttcagtaaagatggggtatcaccatgttggccaggctggtctcaaactcctgacctcaggtgatccgcttgtctcggcctcccaaagtgctgggattacaggcatgagccactgcgcccagtctggTAATATTATTTTGATGCTTTCTCAGGATTACATTAATATTACAGACCCAAAAGAAAAgtaataccatctcacacaaacTGAGATGATAAAATCTGGGTCACAGATAATTTGATTCTTGGTTGAAGTATAGGGCTTGGCTGCTTCTTACAGAGTCATTTGATTGGTTTCTCTATTTCTAGTCTTGACACTCTTGACaagcttttaaatgtttcttgaatgTAGGATTTTCCTGTCATCTTCCAAATAGAATACAAATTCCTTAGCCTGACCTATAGTACCCTTGATAATAAAACAGTTATCACCAGCAGCCTCAACCCCGGCTAGTCTCCCATACAAACAGGCTTCCCACCAGGCCCAACAGCTCTTTCTCAGCCAAATCCACCTCCCCTGGAAGACTCTACCAAACTTCCAGCAATTGTTTAAGACTCTAGGCACTCTAGCAAGACTTTTGCAGCActtaaatctataattatttattaatagcCTGTAAACCCTCAAGGGACAGGGCCAGGAACTTAATAACAGTTGTTAAAGTTTGCCTGAATTAATAAGTTTTCTCTTCTGTCCATGGGCACAGTGACCCTTCAAGATTGCTAACTAGAGAGGATTTTTCCTCGTGCAGATGTCTCGTGGTTTTGGTTTACATGTTTTGTGATCGTAGATTTTGTTATGGATTTGCCTAGTACAAGACTCACCTTTTCAGAGTCCCCTcaggacttttatttatttatttatttatttatttatattttgagatggagtctctctctgtcacctaggctggagtgcagtggcacgatctcagctcactgcaagctccgcctcctgggttcatgccattctcctgcctcagcctccggagtagctgggactacaggcgcccaccaccgcgccaggctaattttctgtatttttagtagagacagggtttcaccgtgttagccaggatggtcttgatctcctgacctcgtgatcaacccgccttggcctcccaaagtgctgggattacaggcgtgagccaccgtgcccagcctatttatttatttatttatttaattttagcttAATTTTAGGCTAGCCAAGTGACACaatgggagtggagaaggaacaaagaaatctgtaactggttgtgatcaattagttgtaaacaccactgcacttggACCAGCCTCCCTCAGGACTTCTTAAGGAAGGGAATCAGTTTATCGAGTAGATAGCACAGTGTCCAAACACTAAAAAGTTACCAAGCAGTTCTATGGTTTTTCATTCTTGATTTTGTCCACAATTTTTGTTAGAGAAATATCTGGAGCTGAAGATTTATAAATGAGGCCCAACATTACTCATTGTTTTTATTCCAAGTGGTTCTTAGCATATGGCAACTTGTAttgtttcttatttaattttaaattagtcatgggctgggcgcagcggctcacgtctgtaatcctagcactttgggaggctaaggtgggtggatcacttgaggtcaagagttcaagaccagcctggccaacatggtgaaaccccatctctactaaaaatacgaaaattagccaggcagtagtggcgcgtgcctgtaatcccagctactcgggaggctgaggcaggagaatcacttgaatctgggaggtgggggttgcagagagccgagattgtaccactgcactccagtctagggaacagagtgagaccctgtctcaaaaaaataaaaaattaattaattagttaatggAGTACTCATTAATCATGGCagacggtgtctcacacctgtaatctcactactttgggaggctgaggtggaaggatggcttaagcccaggacttcgagactagcctgggcaacatgatgagacctcatttctacaaaaaatacaaaaattagccaggcatggtggcacacacctgtagtcccagctactagggaggctgaagtgggaggatcgcttgaccctgggaggtcaaggctgcagtgagctgtgatcacaccactacactccaacctgggcaacagaatgagaccctatctccaaaaaaaaaacaaaaacaaaacaaaacaaaacaaaatagatgtTCACTACTGTTCACTTGCaaaatttcatgataaaaaaaataaacccacTAAGACAGCATGAACAGGAGAGGAGTGCATAGGGGTGCATCTCCTTACATAAACTTTCTACCAGTCTGCTTTCAAGCCCTCCTTGTGCCTTGGCTGGCAGAAGTCTATGGTGCCATCAAGTTTGGAAGCTTTTCAGAGTCTGTGGCTTGCTTCCTGTTGTCTTTTACTCACTGTGGGCTTAGGCTTTGGCTTTCTTTGGTTATTCAAGTCAACATCCGCTTTTCAGCTTCCAGTATAGTTGTCATTTCTCATCTGTTACATCTCTTAtggtgattaattttatgtgtcaactttactgggctaagggatgcccagatagctggtaaaacattatttctgggtgttttGGGAAGACATTAGCATTTGAAACAGTAAACTGACTAAAGAAGATCCATTCCCCTAGGCATCATCTAATCCATTGAGAGcctatatagaaatagaaaaggcagaggaagagagaattctctttttttttttttttttttttttgagacagagtcttgctctgttgcccaggctggagtgcaatggtgtgaccttggctcactgcaacctccacctcccaggttcaagcaattctactgcctcagcctcctgagaagctggaattacaggcaccccaccaccacacctggctaatttttgtatttttagtagagatggggtttcaccatgttggccaggctggtctcaaactcctgacctcaggtgatccacccacctcagcctcccaaagtgctgagataacaggcatgagccaccacacctgacctttaTGTCTTTGTATAGTACTTTCCAAAGAAGAGTTCTGTTAATGTTTGTGGTTATTACTGATTAGCTTGAATAGCAGACACAAATGCCCTTGGGGGTACACAAAAAACTTTCAAGAACATTGAAGTtattaaagcgattctcctgcctcagcctcctgagtagctgggattataggcatgcaccaccatgcctggctaatttttgtattttcagtagagacggggtttcaccatgttggtcaggctggtctcgaactcctgacctcatgatctgcctgccttggcctcccaaagtgctgggattacaggtgtgagccaccgtgcccgggggtgcctggctaatttttgtgttttttgtaaagatgcggtttcaccatgttggtcagcctcgaactcctgagctcaagcaatccgcctgctttggcctcccaaaatgctgggataacagccgttagccaccgcgctcagcctggaaccaccttaatcaagtgatcaaggtcaacattgCCAGTAATAAATAAGACACATGAACATTATGAATCTCATGATATGATTGAAGACATTCCATTTCTGTAATATTCTTCCAAAAAGCATAACCTCAATTCAATCacaagaaaacatcagacaaatccagatttttttttacacagtctcactgtcacccatgaaggagtgcaacggcacaatcttggctcactgcaacctccacctcccaggttcaagcgattctcctgcctcagcctcctgagtagctgggactacaggcatgcgccaccacacctggctaatttttttgtatttttagtagagagggggttttaccatgtcagtcaggctgatcttgaactactgacctcaaatgatccagccacctcggcctcccaaagtgctaggattacaggcaggagtcaccACGCCCGACCAAACCAACCCAGATTGAGGGGTATTAGACAAGATAATTCTTCAAAAGTGACAAGGGCATGAAAGACAAGGTAACACTGAAGTATTGAGACTGTAGTAAAGGTAGAAGTAACTAAAAGTATTTCTGGGTAGTATTCTGGAATATAAAAAGGATATTAGTgggaaaatgagcaaaatatgaATAAGGTTTTCAGTTTAATAGCATTTTACTATGCTATAATAggatgtctttaaaaaatagtattttactaGATGTTAAATTTCTTGGTTCTGGCAATTGTGACacggttatgtaagatgttaacactATGGGAAGCTAGATGAGGTTTATAAAGAAATTgtgctatttttgcaacttttctataaatccacagttcaaaatttaaaaagaataaatatggcTAAGAATATGAAACACCCTCTCTGCACTTTTTCCACTTCCAGTGTTAACTTATGGCTAATGCTGTATTTTCATTCTAGGGCAAAATTGCTATATTATAAAGTctattaatataaacaaaatgtatgtggaatgaaaaccTATGATCTAACGACTCCTTTTGATATGAATGTGGTTAAGTAACATACTCACTACATTTGCCAGGGACTCAACTTCCAGAGTCCTGCCTTTAGGCAggactaaaaataaaactctctAAAAGTTAGTCCCCACTTTGCCAttgattctgttttttgtttttcttcactctgtcacccaggctgtagtgcagtggcacactcatggctcagtgcagcctcaacctcctgggctcaaactattctcttgccacagcctcctgagtagctgggactataggggcacatcaccatgcccagctaattttttaattttttgtagagacagagtcttaatatgttgcctaggctggtctcatactcctggactcaagtgattctcccgtcttggcttcccaaaatgttgggattacaggcatgagccactgtgaccagcctgaTTCTGTCTTTTTGAATGAAATGTGTGACTAGAAGAACTGAGTTCCTGCTCTCTGTACCTCTCCAGTCATACTTTTAACAGCCATAAtagtaaaactttaaaattggAATTTATTCAAATGTCTTTACACCTCAAATGGAATAAGAACTGGcattaaataaaacagtaaagCGAGAACAGAAGTTTAAGCTTGTGAGCACAAATTGTGAGTTTTATTTAACTGCAAGTGGTGCAACCTATGTAACACATTCTTTTCTCATCCGTGTTCTTTAACTGCTAATATTACCTTTACAGAGACAAACGTTATAAAATGTGCCTGACTGGTAATTTATTAACTCTATCTGTCAAGTGATAATATTCTGTAGGCAGCCTTTGAAATGATGTTTTGAGAATTTATTTACAACCATTGAACACAGATGGTTTTGTAAAACTGACAATTACAGGCTCCTTAAACTcacaacatacatatatttcaatatttaaatagcccattttcttcaaaagtaattttctactgctttttcataaaaatataaaaaagacaacatttatagttttaaaaacctATATTTAACCCAAATCAAATTTTTTCTACAAATGATACCTCttaccaaaaagttaaaaagacatCACAGAGTACTGTGATGTTAAACCAAAGACTCATCACAATAACAGcattttacttttaagaaatattgTGCAGTATTTCCTTAACCTTTCATGCTAGATTTCAACTATGTATATCCTATGTAAACACACCAGATGAATCCTAGTCATTCATATTTATGCAGTAGACTGTCATATATGACCAGTTACCATACAAactataataccatattttcaaaaatagcaaAAGGCAATCTTTATGAAAGcttaaaaaaagcttttaataaaAGGCGACCAACATTGCCCTAATTTTCAGTAAAAATTACCTCTTCTTCCTACCTGTCCCCTGCTTTGAATGGTACCTTTTATTGCATGTTAATACACAAAGATATTTCTAGCACTTCTACTTAAGTTAGCCTCTTACATGGCTGCTTTCTTTTCTGATACACTGACTTTTATCAGAAGGCACCAAGATTAGACTCCTAAgtagtttcaatttttttgtccCTTTTTAGGTTCCTCTAGAATAATTTTCCTCAGAAAAGGATAACTTGAAAAACTTAAGGAACCAGAAGAAAATGAACGACGTAACACAGCAATTTGAAACTTACAGCATtcaaaaactataaatatattaataggcTCCTTGAACATACCACTTAGGACAAAAAGTCAGATAACTTTctgaacataaatgtaaaaatagagcACATTTATTAACAGTAGGAAAACTCCTAAGCTTACAGTAACAACATATTAAATCTTACGTAACACACAGCCAAAAGCATTAGAAATCCACTGCCAGATATCCTGATGCACCATCCTGAAAATATGTCTGATACATACCACTAACATATAAAACAAAGTATGGCATTTATTTCACAGAGAGAAAAGATAGTTTCATCACACAAACAGATTTGCAGATTTCAGCTTTAAGTTCTagagatatattttaaagataaaaaaaacaagattcaCCCTTCAAATAAAAAAGTCTCTCTATATAAGCCATTATTAATACTCTTTATGCTCTTAcaatgtaaaacatttagaaacttTTGAATTCTAGAAATGTTCACCAGTTAACCTACTTGGCCTTAACATATTCTAAATTCCCTTTCAAGAATCACATCAATGTTTTCAGTCCATCGGTCCAATATGAACGGAGcaactctatttctttttcttcttctttggtgGTTCATCGTCAGAGCTGCTCTCTGTGCTGGTGCTACTGCTACTCGAAGAACTGGAATCTGAGTCTGaatcagaggaggaggaagaggttgtggAGGAGGCTGAGGATGAGGAACTAGAGGAGCTTTCATCAGTGTCACTGTCCTCTGAGGAGGAAGAGGTAGATGTTTCTTCACTCTCTGATGAAGAATCACTGGCAGAACTGTCACTGCTACTGCTACTGGAACTGGTTACACTCTTAGACCTATTAGATAATACACAGTTATATACATGGGAAGGTGACATGTAATAGAACGTTaaaagcaatttcttttttttttttttcgagatggagtcttgctctgttgcccagtgtggagtgcagtggcacaatctcagctcactgcaacctccaccacccaggttcaagaaattctcttgcctcagcctcccaagtagccaggattacaggtgcgcacacCGAcgcccagttgatttttgtatttttagtagagacggggtttcatcatgttcaccatgttggctaggctggtctcgaactcctgacctcatgatccgcctgcctcagcctcccaaagtgctaggattacaggtgtgagccactgcgcccagccaaaagcaATTTCATATGATTCCgtttatatatatgcttatatattgaAGCTTTGCTAGCATGTTATCCTTAGGTTTGATGTTTTGGAGATTGTCTAACTGTTGTAAACCACAGTCCCTCTCTTTACAAGGCATTGTTACTTCAGCAACTTAATTCTCTTGGATGGAATTCAAGATAAGCATATCTACTATATTACGCTTCAGAGGGAATAATGTTAGAATAAAGCTGCAGTATAACAATTGGGTCTATTTAAACCTCATGTAGCTTAGCTGGTgactgtttcttcatctttattttaaCTACTTCAGACCAGATATGGCTGGCCAACAATTTCTTACCAGTCTATTAATACTTCCTATTCTAAGCCAAGAGAAGACAATTATTTATTGTTTCCAGGTATAAGGACTCTAGAAAGTTGGAGTAAAAGGAGAAATGGAAGCAATGCCTTTCCACACAGGTTAAAAAAAGGAACTTATCAGAAAATAGGatgattatttaattataaattgcaGTAAGAGGCTTCAGATCCAAATcttatagctatttttttttgagacagagtttcgctcttgtcgcccaggctgcagtgcaatggcatgatcttggctcactgcaacctctgcctcccaggttcaagcgattctcctgcctcagcctcccaagtagctgggattacaggcatgtgccaccacacccagctaatttttgtatttttagtagagacagggtttcaccatgttggacaggctggtctcgaactcctgacctcaggtgatccacccaccttggcctcccaaagtgctgggattataggcatgagccactgcatctggcataGCTATTGTTTTAAAATCACTGTTCCCATCCCTCCAATTAGTATTACATGTTATctataaaacactgctaaaaCCACACATACCTTTTTTTCTTGGCCTTTCTTTCTACATTGGTTTCTCCAATGCTGATAAACACGAGGGGGAAAAAAGCTCCTGTTAATAGAGTGATCATACACAGCTCAGACAAGCCCTTCTGCTATCCCCCAAATCATTTTACTCTGGAgaaacattttgtgtttttatcacATACAGAGTATAGTATTTCTTATTATAAGCAAGTGGAAAGTCTGCCATTGTAGGCTGTATATGGCACATGCAGTCAACTTAACCAGCATTTAAGCAAGACAATGTATCTTAGCACCTGTATAAAAGTCAGGTAAGTTAGTAGTTAAGatgattaaatttttttagtCTGGAACTTAGGCTGATATAGCTATATCACTACCTCCTGAACAACAGAACAAAGCTAATAGCACAATAGCCATAATTTTTCAAAAGCAGccctttaatttaaaataactatttctttttctgcatgtccccttttatttatttatttttttgagacgaagtcttgttctgttgtccaggctggtgcagtggcgcgatcttggctcgctgcaacctccgcctcctgggttcaaggaattcttctgcctcagcctcccgagtagctgggactacaggtgtgtgccaccaagcccggctaatttttatatttttagtagagacagggttttaccatactggccaggctggtctcaaactcctgacctcatgatccacccaccttggcctcccaaagtcctgggattacaggtgtgagccaccctgcctggccgaGTTATTTACTCTTTAAAGACCAGAAATGTAATACTTCAAAACTATGCTCACCCACATTATTTATAAAGTCTGGTAAATTTGAATGAAAGGGACAAATGGCTTGCTGCTATTATTCTGTCAAACAACATGCATACTAAATCAcgtttttaaattacagaattaggccaggtgcagtggctcacacctgtaatcccagcactttgggaggctgaggcgggcagatcatttgaggtcaggagtttgagaccagcctggccaacatggtgaaaccctgtctctactaaaaaaaaaaatacaaaaattagccaggcttggtggtgcaagcctgtactcccagctacccaggagactgaggcaggagaatctcttgaatctgggaggcggaggttgcagtgagctgagatcacaccattgcactccagtttgggcgacagagcaagactctgtctcaaaataaaaacaacaacaacaagaaaaaaacagaattaattCTATCACCACTGTCCTGtaaatttaactcttttttttctttttgagacagggtctcactgttactcaggctggagtgcagtggcatgatcttggcttactgcaacctctgcctcccaggctcaagcaatcctcccacctcaacctccggagtagctgggactacaagcgcacaccaccatgcctgtattttgtattttttgtagagacggggttttaccatgttgcccaggctggtcctgaactcacaagctcaagcaatctgctcacctcagcttcccaaaatgttgggattacaagtgtgagccaccacacatggccaacATTTTTATATCCTGGCCTTCTCTATATTTCCTAGATAATGCTTCCGTCATTGTTTCCTGAGTCTCCAAACATAAA is a window of Pongo pygmaeus isolate AG05252 chromosome 4, NHGRI_mPonPyg2-v2.0_pri, whole genome shotgun sequence DNA encoding:
- the ZCCHC10 gene encoding zinc finger CCHC domain-containing protein 10 isoform X4 → MATPMHRLIARRQAEANKQHVRCQKCLEFGHWTYECTGKRKYLHRPSRTAELKKALKEKENRLLLQQRSKSVTSSSSSSSDSSASDSSSESEETSTSSSSEDSDTDESSSSSSSSASSTTSSSSSDSDSDSSSSSSSSTSTESSSDDEPPKKKKKK
- the ZCCHC10 gene encoding zinc finger CCHC domain-containing protein 10 isoform X3, giving the protein MATPMHRLIARRQAEANKQHVRCQKCLEFGHWTYECTGKRKYLHRPSRTAELKKALKEKENRLLLQQSIGETNVERKAKKKRSKSVTSSSSSSSDSSASDSSSESEETSTSSSSEDSDTDESSSSSSSSASSTTSSSSSDSDSDSSSSSSSSTSTESSSDDEPPKKKKKK
- the ZCCHC10 gene encoding zinc finger CCHC domain-containing protein 10 isoform X2; this encodes MATPMHRLIARRQAFDTELQPVKTFWILIQPSIVISEANKQHVRCQKCLEFGHWTYECTGKRKYLHRPSRTAELKKALKEKENRLLLQQRSKSVTSSSSSSSDSSASDSSSESEETSTSSSSEDSDTDESSSSSSSSASSTTSSSSSDSDSDSSSSSSSSTSTESSSDDEPPKKKKKK
- the ZCCHC10 gene encoding zinc finger CCHC domain-containing protein 10 isoform X6, with amino-acid sequence MATPMHRLIARRQASKSVTSSSSSSSDSSASDSSSESEETSTSSSSEDSDTDESSSSSSSSASSTTSSSSSDSDSDSSSSSSSSTSTESSSDDEPPKKKKKK
- the ZCCHC10 gene encoding zinc finger CCHC domain-containing protein 10 isoform X1 translates to MATPMHRLIARRQAFDTELQPVKTFWILIQPSIVISEANKQHVRCQKCLEFGHWTYECTGKRKYLHRPSRTAELKKALKEKENRLLLQQSIGETNVERKAKKKRSKSVTSSSSSSSDSSASDSSSESEETSTSSSSEDSDTDESSSSSSSSASSTTSSSSSDSDSDSSSSSSSSTSTESSSDDEPPKKKKKK